One Parafrankia discariae genomic window, AAGAGCCAGCGCTGGACCGACATCGCCCGCGACCCGCGGGTGGCCGTGCTCGTCGACGGCGGCCACGCCTTCAACGAGCTGCACGGGGTCGAGCTCCGCGGAAAGCTCGAAAGCGTCGGGGACACTCCCCGGACCGGCACCCCCGACCCGGACCTCGAAACACCGGAAAAACTCTTCGCCCAGAAGTACACCGGCCGCGACGAGATGCACTACGACGGCCGGCACGCCTGGCTGCGCCTCACCCCGGAGAAAATCACCAGCTGGGACTTCCGGAAAATGTGAGAGCGCCCGACTCGGCCGGGACGGAAAACGGAAACCTGATCGGACACGGCAGCCAGGACATCACCCACCGAGGAGGGTCATGAACGTCGACGAATTGATTCTGGTGAGCATCGACGACCACGTGGTCGAACCGGCGGACATGTTCAAGAACCATCTTCCGGCGAACCTGGCCGACCAGGCCCCGCACGTCGAGACCGACGCGTCCGGGGTGGACCGGTGGATCTACCAGGGCCGGGTCACCGGCGTCAGTGGCCTCAACGCCGTGGTCACCTGGCCGCCGGAGGAGTGGGCCAAGGACCCCGCCGGCTTCGCCGAGATGCGCCCCGCCGTCTACGACATCCACGACCGGGTCCGGGACATGGACCGCAACGGCATCCTCGCCTCGATGTGCTTCCCGACGTTCGCGGGATTCTCCGCCGGGCATCTCAACCATTTCAAGGACCCGCTCACCGTCATCATGATCCAGGCGTACAACGACTGGCACATCGACGAGTGGGCCGGCACGTACCCGGGCCGGTTCATCCCGCTGGCGCTGCTTCCGACCTGGGACCCGCAGCTGATGGTGGCCGAGATCCGCC contains:
- a CDS encoding amidohydrolase family protein; this encodes MNVDELILVSIDDHVVEPADMFKNHLPANLADQAPHVETDASGVDRWIYQGRVTGVSGLNAVVTWPPEEWAKDPAGFAEMRPAVYDIHDRVRDMDRNGILASMCFPTFAGFSAGHLNHFKDPLTVIMIQAYNDWHIDEWAGTYPGRFIPLALLPTWDPQLMVAEIRRVAAKGCRAVTMPELPHLEGLPSYHDITYWGPVFAALSETGLVMCLHIGTGFGALKLAPDAPIDNLIILA
- a CDS encoding pyridoxamine 5'-phosphate oxidase family protein, with protein sequence MKEQRRGRKIAMSPTEVDAFLTEERTCRVATSSPEGPHLTPLWFVWDGSALWLNSVVKSQRWTDIARDPRVAVLVDGGHAFNELHGVELRGKLESVGDTPRTGTPDPDLETPEKLFAQKYTGRDEMHYDGRHAWLRLTPEKITSWDFRKM